From Candidatus Cloacimonadota bacterium, one genomic window encodes:
- a CDS encoding DUF5655 domain-containing protein has translation DRKADFVLQYNLVNNKNLQIGDIDWAQSRVYFVSTAFNSYQLGSLIFNDLPISLWEIKFYSENHMSYRRIDYGRSGTSIKKLSPIDTKLGKVTNEIVVYTEEDHLKKANEDIASLYETLRDEIVAKWKLSVEPKKLYIAFKRNTNIVDIEIQRSKIKITINMPKGQLIDNLGLAEDVSGKGKWGNGDYQIVVRDDTRISYILSLIEQSVKLHS, from the coding sequence GATCGCAAGGCAGATTTTGTCCTCCAGTATAACCTAGTTAATAATAAAAATCTCCAAATTGGTGATATAGATTGGGCTCAGTCCAGAGTGTATTTTGTTTCAACTGCATTCAACAGCTATCAGTTAGGTTCGCTAATCTTTAATGATCTCCCCATTTCACTTTGGGAGATTAAGTTCTACTCAGAAAACCACATGTCATATCGCAGAATAGACTATGGCAGATCAGGTACCAGCATAAAAAAACTATCTCCCATAGATACGAAACTAGGTAAAGTAACAAATGAGATTGTAGTTTATACTGAAGAAGACCATCTCAAAAAAGCTAACGAAGATATTGCCTCTCTTTACGAGACACTCAGAGACGAGATCGTTGCTAAGTGGAAGTTAAGCGTAGAACCCAAAAAGCTATATATAGCATTTAAAAGAAATACTAACATTGTGGACATCGAGATTCAGAGGTCCAAGATTAAGATAACCATAAATATGCCAAAAGGTCAACTGATTGATAATCTTGGCTTAGCAGAGGATGTATCCGGCAAGGGTAAATGGGGGAACGGTGATTATCAGATAGTAGTAAGAGACGATACAAGAATTTCTTACATCCTTAGTTTGATTGAGCAGTCGGTTAAACTGCACTCTTAA